In a genomic window of Phycisphaerales bacterium:
- the gpmI gene encoding 2,3-bisphosphoglycerate-independent phosphoglycerate mutase, producing the protein MPKNTPFVLVIRDGWGENPNAEHDRYNAVKLAKTPVDAALRRDWPMVLIRTSGEDVGLEAGQMGNSEVGHQNIGAGRIVDQESLVITKAARAGLGNNKVLVEGMEAATRKGTAVHLMGICSDAGVHGLLRHLFALIDLARDLGVPRLYLHLFTDGRDTGPFLGAGFIGQVQAKLREAGAGREWAVASVIGRYYAMDRDNRWERVQKAYAALTGYRWMETGVALGADAGAAAQAYYESPRSETQKGDEFVPPTMIGASEDGGAGALSRRIRDGDTVIYYNYRGDRPRELVRAFVLPEFEGHVAPSPDTKHRGFDRGPKLDLHFVTMAAYEEALNPYVKVAFPKPPKLPNIGGQYWSSLGLRQFRCAETEKYPHVTFFFNDYRDEPFPGESRCIKQSPKVATYDLQPEMSAGAVCEVVLERLAAHDCEDVIVVNFANADMVGHTGSLPAAIAACEAVDACVGKIVDATLARGGSLIVTADHGNAEQMWDPVNECPHTSHTTYDVPLFVIGREFRGRRLRMGGRLGDIVPTALAMMGLSRPEGMTGESLLA; encoded by the coding sequence ATGCCCAAGAACACGCCCTTTGTGCTGGTGATCCGCGACGGCTGGGGGGAGAACCCGAACGCCGAGCACGACCGCTACAACGCGGTGAAGCTCGCGAAGACGCCGGTGGACGCTGCCCTGCGACGCGACTGGCCGATGGTGCTGATCAGGACCAGCGGCGAGGACGTAGGGCTGGAGGCGGGGCAGATGGGCAACTCCGAGGTGGGGCACCAGAACATCGGGGCGGGTCGGATCGTGGACCAGGAGTCGCTGGTGATCACGAAAGCGGCGCGGGCGGGGCTGGGAAACAACAAGGTGCTGGTGGAGGGGATGGAGGCGGCTACGCGCAAGGGCACGGCGGTGCACCTCATGGGCATCTGCTCGGACGCCGGGGTGCACGGGCTGCTGCGGCACCTGTTCGCGCTGATCGACCTGGCGAGGGACCTGGGCGTGCCTCGGCTATACCTGCACCTGTTCACGGATGGGCGGGACACAGGGCCGTTCCTGGGGGCGGGGTTCATCGGGCAGGTGCAGGCGAAGCTGCGCGAGGCGGGGGCGGGCAGGGAGTGGGCGGTGGCGTCGGTGATCGGTCGGTACTACGCGATGGACCGAGACAACCGCTGGGAGCGGGTGCAGAAGGCGTACGCGGCGCTGACGGGGTACCGGTGGATGGAGACGGGTGTGGCGCTGGGGGCGGACGCGGGGGCGGCGGCGCAGGCGTACTACGAGAGCCCGCGGTCGGAGACGCAGAAGGGGGATGAGTTCGTCCCCCCCACCATGATCGGCGCGAGCGAGGATGGGGGGGCGGGGGCGCTGTCGCGGCGGATCAGGGACGGGGACACGGTGATTTACTACAACTACCGCGGGGACCGGCCGCGGGAGCTGGTAAGGGCGTTCGTGCTGCCGGAGTTCGAGGGGCACGTGGCGCCCTCGCCGGACACCAAGCACCGCGGGTTTGACCGCGGGCCCAAGCTGGACCTGCACTTCGTGACCATGGCGGCCTACGAGGAGGCGCTGAACCCGTACGTGAAGGTGGCGTTCCCCAAGCCGCCCAAGCTGCCGAACATCGGGGGGCAGTACTGGTCGAGTCTGGGGCTGCGGCAGTTCCGGTGCGCGGAGACGGAGAAGTACCCGCACGTGACGTTCTTCTTCAACGACTACCGCGACGAGCCCTTCCCGGGCGAGAGCCGCTGCATCAAGCAGAGCCCCAAGGTGGCGACGTACGACCTGCAGCCGGAGATGTCGGCGGGGGCGGTGTGCGAGGTGGTGCTGGAGCGGCTGGCGGCGCACGACTGCGAGGACGTGATCGTCGTCAACTTCGCGAATGCGGACATGGTTGGGCACACGGGGTCGCTGCCCGCGGCCATCGCGGCGTGCGAGGCGGTGGATGCGTGCGTGGGGAAGATCGTGGATGCGACCCTGGCGCGGGGCGGCTCGCTGATCGTGACAGCGGACCACGGGAACGCGGAGCAGATGTGGGACCCGGTGAACGAGTGCCCGCACACCTCACACACGACCTACGACGTGCCGCTGTTCGTGATCGGGCGGGAGTTCAGGGGGCGGCGGCTGCGCATGGGCGGGCGGCTGGGGGACATCGTGCCGACGGCGCTGGCGATGATGGGGCTCAGCAGGCCGGAGGGGATGACGGGGGAGTCGCTGCTCGCGTGA
- a CDS encoding Hpt domain-containing protein yields the protein MSTHTKPIQSQLAHDPEMSELLDLFLSELPKRVDSVTSAWRQRELNTLRRIAHQMKGSCAGYGFPTLGQAAADVERTVDQNAPLETIATEVNELVELCQRALQGRGRAAA from the coding sequence ATGAGCACACACACCAAGCCCATCCAGAGCCAGCTCGCCCACGATCCCGAGATGTCCGAGCTGCTCGACCTCTTCCTCTCCGAGCTTCCCAAGCGCGTCGATTCGGTCACCAGCGCGTGGCGTCAGCGCGAGCTCAACACCCTCCGCCGCATCGCCCACCAGATGAAGGGCTCCTGCGCCGGCTACGGCTTCCCCACCCTCGGCCAGGCCGCGGCCGACGTCGAGCGCACCGTCGACCAGAACGCCCCGCTCGAGACCATCGCTACAGAGGTCAACGAGCTCGTCGAGCTCTGCCAGCGCGCCCTCCAGGGCCGCGGCCGCGCCGCCGCCTGA
- a CDS encoding diguanylate cyclase, translating into MPSLNPTRPQDEPRPTVLIIDDSADVHRLLKANLKSEELEFISASDGLEGLMAAQQYTPSLIILDLDLPSMDGLSVLKRLKELSKTQQIPVIVLSGQQNPSDKVATFDMGAIDYITKPFEMTELRVRVRSALRMQQLVQMLAQRAQIDGLTGLWNRTFFDRRWSEEHARCTRHAHPVAIALLDLDHFKDVNDTYGHPAGDMVLQTVARILQRECRHSDLACRYGGEEFVLLMPDTATHEAAAVCERIRAAVEAARWARLPNLKVTVSIGIAGCSGVCPVSPDQWVEEADRNLYSAKRNGRNMTVSADLSVAPTWASRTTSG; encoded by the coding sequence TTGCCCAGCCTCAACCCAACCCGCCCTCAGGACGAGCCCCGCCCGACGGTGCTCATCATCGACGACAGCGCCGACGTGCACCGGCTGCTCAAAGCCAACCTCAAGAGCGAGGAGCTGGAGTTCATCAGCGCCAGCGACGGCCTCGAGGGCCTCATGGCCGCGCAGCAGTACACGCCCTCCCTCATCATCCTCGACCTCGACCTGCCGTCGATGGACGGCCTCTCCGTGCTCAAGCGCCTCAAGGAGCTGAGCAAAACGCAGCAGATCCCCGTCATCGTCCTCTCCGGCCAGCAGAACCCTTCCGACAAGGTCGCCACCTTCGACATGGGCGCGATCGACTACATCACCAAGCCCTTCGAGATGACCGAGCTCCGCGTCCGCGTGCGCTCGGCCCTCCGCATGCAGCAGCTCGTGCAGATGCTCGCCCAGCGCGCCCAGATCGACGGCCTCACCGGCCTCTGGAACCGCACCTTCTTCGACCGCCGCTGGTCCGAAGAGCACGCCCGCTGCACCCGCCACGCCCACCCGGTCGCCATCGCCCTCCTCGACCTCGACCACTTCAAGGACGTCAACGACACCTACGGCCACCCCGCCGGCGACATGGTCCTGCAGACCGTCGCCCGCATCCTCCAGCGTGAGTGCCGCCACAGCGACCTCGCCTGCCGCTACGGCGGCGAGGAGTTCGTCCTGCTCATGCCCGACACCGCCACCCACGAGGCCGCGGCCGTGTGCGAGCGCATCCGCGCCGCCGTCGAGGCCGCCCGCTGGGCCCGCCTGCCCAACCTCAAGGTCACGGTCTCCATCGGCATCGCCGGGTGCTCGGGCGTCTGCCCTGTCTCGCCAGACCAGTGGGTCGAGGAAGCCGACCGCAATCTTTACTCCGCCAAGCGCAACGGCCGCAACATGACCGTCAGCGCCGACCTCTCCGTCGCCCCCACCTGGGCCTCGCGCACCACCTCTGGATAA
- a CDS encoding acyloxyacyl hydrolase, translated as MFQRSTNAVCVAAVVAGVALPALAGDGRELTLTPVVVSLQPEATEAPVTTTTTTVTEAKLDASAPAVEFGKTGSRWIGIGAGAASNGDFTDVNLYGRYEYFIAKDIELIGELGIWNYQQEGKDATGFNPALVLRYHFYNGEKWTWFVDGGIGFLFSTDPVNRTDGDEGSSFNFTPRAGGGFTRAIGEEGARLEVGMRWAHVSNARISGNNDNPGRDSLMLYAGLIFPF; from the coding sequence ATGTTTCAACGCTCGACGAATGCTGTGTGTGTGGCCGCGGTGGTGGCGGGTGTGGCGCTGCCGGCGCTGGCCGGTGACGGGCGGGAGCTCACGTTGACGCCCGTCGTGGTGTCGCTGCAGCCCGAGGCCACCGAAGCGCCGGTTACGACCACCACCACGACCGTCACCGAGGCGAAGCTGGACGCGAGCGCGCCGGCGGTGGAGTTCGGCAAGACGGGGTCGAGGTGGATTGGCATCGGCGCGGGCGCGGCGAGCAACGGGGACTTCACCGATGTGAACCTGTACGGGCGCTACGAGTACTTCATCGCCAAGGACATCGAGCTGATCGGCGAGCTGGGGATCTGGAACTACCAGCAGGAGGGGAAGGACGCCACGGGGTTCAACCCGGCGCTGGTGCTGCGGTACCACTTCTACAACGGCGAGAAGTGGACGTGGTTTGTTGATGGCGGGATCGGGTTCCTGTTCAGCACCGACCCCGTGAACCGGACCGACGGGGACGAGGGGTCGAGTTTCAACTTCACGCCACGAGCGGGCGGTGGGTTCACGCGGGCGATCGGCGAGGAGGGTGCGCGGCTGGAGGTGGGGATGCGGTGGGCGCACGTGAGCAACGCGCGGATCAGCGGGAACAACGACAACCCGGGACGCGACAGCCTGATGCTGTACGCGGGGTTGATTTTTCCGTTCTGA